The sequence below is a genomic window from Oreochromis niloticus isolate F11D_XX linkage group LG3, O_niloticus_UMD_NMBU, whole genome shotgun sequence.
ACAACAAACTCTCTCACCTAATGAGTCCAGGCCATGCTGATGAAGGCTTCACCTTCATATCTGGACCTGGCATATCTGCGTCTGTGAGCAGCTGCAGGACAAGTCtaaagacaaagagagacaAAGTCCAGACTTTTAGAATCTGAATCTGCTGAGAACATTTGAGCTTTTGTGTCAGAATCTTttatttgtactattttaatgttttgttctACTTTTATAAAAACAAGAATACATGAAATCAGTTTAATAACCAGAACAGATGAGGGTTTAACTTGATGTCACATGTCAGATGGCACTAAGCATCTTCTAaaagcacttatttcttaaattcAGCTTCACAGAGAGTGTTGAATCCATGGCAACTTTTCAAGAGCAGAGCTCTGtggtgtaaattagcctttacATATTCATATACTCTAGTAGTAGTAATTTAAGTCCACTTTAACAGACACAGAATTAGGACACAGTCTTGTTCAGACAAAGATCTTGCATAAAATCAGTAAGAGGCAGCcatatttaataaaagcatACCGGGACACAGTTGTTCTGTTTGGGGCACAGGTGGAGTTTGCAGTGCAGGTAGACGTCACCAGAGCTCCCAGTAAACTGGAACATGTTGAAGGAGAAGTAGTTGGAGGTTCCCAGTCCGTTGTCCTCCACCTGCACAGTCTGGTCAGCAGGGTTGGCACAGCTGCTCACAGACAGGAAAACACACTTTGTTCAGGAGTCCATGAGAGAGATCAAAACCACATGACTCTCTGAGTCTGTCTCACCCGTTTATGATCAGGTCGTATCTCGGAGTGCTGTCAGGTGATGCTTGGCCAGTTGCCCAGCAGGAGTCGGTCACCACGATGACCACGTCTCCATCCAGCCCGTCAGTCTTCAGCTCCACCCAGATCTTCTGGTCCAGCTGCACTTCAGTGCTGAAATCCACAGCTTGTGTGCGGCCGGCGCTGGTGAAGCTCTGCATGGTCAGAGTGTAATCCCAAACTCCAGATGTGATGTGCTGGATCACAGAGCtgcagaacacaaacacacttcagCTTTCTCTGACTCACAAACCTCATGAGAAGCTTCACATCTTAAAGTAATTCAAAGAAAACCAGCAGCCACCACACACCTGTCTCTGATCCTGAAGGTCTCAGTCTTGATGTCCGGCTGAGTTTGGATGCAGGAGAAGTCGATGTAGATTTGGTCATGAcgagtgatgatgtcagaggagCTGTTCTGGGTCATGATGGTGTTTTTGTAGATCACTTGGCTGTTGTTGGTCTGCAGAGTCACACAATCAAATGTTGctactgaatatttttgttcattttttccaTGTTTAAAACCTGACAGTTTTCAGGTGTTAAAAACGACCCTGCTAGTGAGAAGAAATGCAGGAGTAACATTAATGGGGGCTCATCCAGGATATATGTTGCCCTTCCAGAAAAAGCTGGGACactgtttaaaatgaaaataaaaacagaatgcatttggtgacagtgggaaccaaaaacacacactaCTGATCATTGGTCATATTGTAATATAGATTGGGCACCAGCCCAAACTGTCATACAatatgaaaaatgagaaactaTCATGGAATGCATGAAAAATTGAGCTGTTGAAGGTATATATTGTTGAATTAACTTAAAATAATTCAGATTGGCCACAACTTACTTTGAAAACTTATTTACATGCTTATCAAATTATAGCTGTGGAtctaaaattattcctcaaaactcaaaatctttaaCCTCTTCTATTCTTCATTCcataatgtaattttaaaatcatCAGGACTATGttttctaaagaaaaaagcacatATAAAtagtagtgctgtcagcgttaaaatgacgttaactcCATgaccgcattaacgcggcaaatctctgtTAGTGAGTTAACGCAGATCGCCCCGTACGTGGGGCTAAACAGCGCAAACgcattaacgagctaaccacgctaaagCGTTGACGCTGGCCTCTAAATCCTCTCAAGTGCCTTTGACAGGACAGGAGGTATGGAAATTGGACAATAGCTACATATCAAATTATGCTCCTCTTCTTTAAAAACCAGAGTAACTAATGCctttttccattcattttgaAATCTTCTATTTCTGACTCACATCTGACtcattttttaatgaaacaaGTGTCCAAACTATATATAACAATTAACCTCTTGAATGCGAAATTAATCTGGTCATTTAAAAGCTATTATATCATTGGTTAGAACTGaagaattaaatttaaattttttgtcAGTTCTTCTACTGATTATATAAAGTATTTAATAAATTCAGGTGCCATAGAAGCCTTATCTGTATCCGTCTTCCTTCCTACCTAATTTTTCATCACCTAGATGATCTATTaactaaattatttaaatgGTTCCAAAGTAAAATATTATGATCTTTAgctttatattatattaattcCAGGACTACTTTATTTCTAATAACGTATTTCTATTTGTTACACTAATttatttcttaggtttttccaGATCATATGATAAGTGTTGATTTTAGCAGTCAATGGTATTTTAAGAGCCAAATGTATTTCACTGTTTAACCATGGTAAAGTTGTCTTCTCCTGGTTGCATTTGATGGtcttgtgtggatgctggagttTGGGGTACAGCCTTTTAATGACAGCTGTCATGACTCAGGCTCTAGCTTTTGATCGTCTACAAAACTTCCCTTTGACTTGCTGAAGTCAATGAACTGGACCTCGGGATCTTGGTGGTACTGTTGGTGTCACACTTTTAAAGCAATTATTTGTGGTTATTTGGTTTTACTAACAAGCTGCCCAGGAAGTCTGTCATCCAGATTGGGTGTTTTCTTTAGTCTTTTACTTGTCAGATATCTGCGTCTGTGCATTGACCCAAAAAGTTTGATCTTGTTCACCAAGCCCTGCTAATTCTTGGGTGAACTCctatttgtgtttttccttgaGCTAGTTTGTGACTGGAACTGTCTGAGTAGAAAATAACTTCACAGATCAGCAACATGATGAGAAgccacagaggtcagaggtgaagctgaTCCCAGAGAAAGATCCCAAACTGGAGCAGAGCAGGAGAAGCTCAGCAGATGCTGGAAGATGTTTGGCTGCTTGTAGAAGGTAAAGAGGAGGAGATGAAACTCACCGTGACCTCCGTCCCacagctgttgctgctgttgaagCTGAAGGTCACCATGTGGGTGAGCTCGTCCACCTGACCCCTGCAGGTCGGGTCGTTGAGGTGTAAGGCAGAGTAGTCGATGTCTTTGTCCTCCAGGAGACAACCGACCAGAGTGAGTGAAGCAGAGTTCTCCTTGCAGACCGTTGGATCACCTGAACGTCACAATATCAGTCAGAAAAATCACAGTTAGAAGTTTTCCTCCATTATTCAGCCCTGTTgtcatgatgatgtcacagctgGCCTACCCAAAGAGTTGTTTGCTTGGTACTTGGAGGCAAAAATGGCCCGACAGAAGCAGCGAGTGTCACCACCGACCGTCTTCTCACCACAGAACTCGTGATCGCTGCAGGTCCTGTCCTGACAGAAGGCCTCAGAGGCTACAGAGGAACACACTGATGTATTATCCTGAAAACATGTGAGCTCTAAAAATCCACAGTTCAGGTCTTTAACAAAGGAGAGCTTATTAAGGTCTTATTAAGGTCTTATTAAGGTCTTACAGCAGCCAGTCTTTGATGTCCAGCCATCCAGAGTGTGGTTGTGTAGACTGCAGGCTCTGGCGTAGGCCTTCAGGAACTGACAGTCGAGTCCGTCCACCGCAGGATACTTACACAAAGTGTTGGTGCAGGCGGTTATGTAGGGCTCTGGATCAATGTCACTGTTACAGGAGGAGAAGGGCGCCTCCTTCAGGAGATTACAGCTGTACCACAGATGGAAGAAGAAGTTCAAGACAATAAAATGATCATCTTTAATCATTTGTGTTATCCTTCCATCTATGCTGCAGTTACATGTAATGTACCATATAATTTACAACAGAGATTAAGGTACAACACagatgtttcctgctgtgtgcaTCAGTCTGCTCACCGTTCAGTCACACTGGTGCAGTTGATCGTGCTGTCAGCAGGCTCCCTGTACTGCATCTCACAGCTAGGGGGCGACAAACAACAAAGTTCAGGCTCATTCATGCAATCACAGAAAATCTgcaacatcagcagcagcagtcagagGGACTGTGAGCTTGTGATGAGGTCTTACCTGGTGGAGCTGTACTCAGAGAGCCTCAGGTCACTCAGAGACCTGCTGGAGTTTCCACACAGACCCTCCACAGATGAACCAGCAGGTCCTGCACAGGATCAGGACAGAATGAGTCAGATCAGCATCAATATTCAAACTGGACGAACACAGAAGAATAAATAACAGCacagtttacagtttattttacaTGAATCAAACTTTATCTTCTGTACCTTCTAAGCGGATCTGTGCGGTGTCGCCATCAAAGAAGACAGAGATGGTGAGGTTGGAGAGCGACAGCTTGGCAGTGACTCCAGTTTGGTCCTTAGAGAGCTGCACACCATGAACCGGCTGAGGTGAGCTGCTGAGGGTCAGCGTGGAGTCGTCCAGctgcatcacagcagagacaaagTGGAGGAAACACTGagtgaaacatgtcaaacacacaaacaggctgattTCACAGCAACAACCACTGAGTTCAGCAGCTCTGAAAGAACTGCTTCTAACAGCCCTGAGAAGAAAGATGAGAGGAGACACAGCAGAGGATGAGGGAGGACTTTGGATCAGACTCCACTCTGACACATGAACTGTGGCTGTAGGTCGCTTACCTGAACTCTCCCACCTTGTTCCAGGTGAATGTCATGCCCATCCACACGCAGCGTCACACTGTCCACAAAGCTCACATCTGTACGACGCTGGTCCTTGAAGTACCCCAGAATCTGGAAGTCTGGGAGTGACGGAGTCGAGAACAGAGAGTACGCACACCGATCCTGGATGGAGTTCATCTGGCCGCGGACGTCGACGATAGTGGGGCCGGTCACAGTGCAGGTGGCGTCCAACACACAGCTgacaaaagcaaagaaaaaaatgagcaAACACAATCATCATCATGAGCTGGTTTTGAGTGCTGCAGCCACCAGGGAGAGCTCTCATGTTCAAGATATCTCAGAGAAAGACCTGATGGTGGTGCTACAGAAAATGCCAGCATGACAAAGTGAGCAGGCTGCATGATGTGGGACCATCTGCAGCTACATTTAAGCATCAGGAGGAAGCAGTCAGTCTTTTATTAATTCCTGATTCCTCAAATAATCCAGCTGTGAACCAGCAGCTGTGTATGAAGTGTGAGCCTTTTATCAAACTCACTGTTCACTGAGCCCTTTGCTCTGATTAGAGCTGCTGTTCAAAATGAGTTCAATCACTGCTGATGTAATACTAacacctcctgctgctgctccttcacaataaaagtgtTCTGTAAAAGCGACCCGCTCCTAGTGAAATCTCCTgaaacagctaaaaaaaaaaaaaaaaccctcatcgagTCTCTGTGTGATCACAGCTTTTCTTTGAAATACAAGGAAGACATAATTACATGTTGTTGCCTTGACAACGCTCCAGGGGACCACAGCTGGAGGTGTGGAGGACTGCAGTCTCATTACAGGTGAGACTGAGGCAGGTTTCTGGATCAGAGCTGATCACTGTACCAGGTGGATACATCTCACCTGAGGATTGAAAAAGGGTTTATTTTAGTTCAGACACTCAGACTCGTTTAACAACCGTGAGCACAAACATCACTGCAACTGTCATGGTCTGACAGCCCCCGCAGGGCTGCTGCCTGTTGTGTcggtgttttgtgtttctctctccctcGTCTCCCTCCCTTTGTCTCTCATGTTCAAGAATGCAATGCATAATCTAGGAAGAacactacaaataaataaagttataaataatacaaaataaataattcatgTGATGAAGCTATTTCTTTTTTCGCTTCATCACTCTCTCAGTGGGTTTGTTTACCTCTAAGCGGTGACGAGTGTTCCCGAGAGTGTTCCCGCGCTAAAGCCAGGTGTTCTCAGAACACCGGCCGCACCTGCTGCTGATCGGATCCGACCCGCTGTGGCTAATTAGACGCCATCTTTGGGCAGTCTACTTAACGGTGTTATCGGGCTTCAGTCAGCGCTGGATTATTGTGTGGAACTCGGTAGCACTGCTCGGACGTGCTTTCTGTGTGGATGCTTGCTTTAAGCCAAGGACTGTCTAGTCAGcgttttgtatgtgtgttttgtcaCTAGGAGTGGAGAACGGAGAGAAGTCACGGGAGCTGTATTGCCACTGAGGATAATTGTTTGGGGGATGTCACTGCGTGTGTGTTATCACTTCACGGCCACAAACACTgtcaggagaaggaggagaccGCAGCTGTGCACTTTCACTAGGCATTGAACTGTTGTTTTTTCACCTCACTGTATATAAATCCACCGTTTTCTTTAAAGGAGCTCTGCATTCGAATCTGCTCATTCCCACACCACCCCTGACAGCAACACTTAAATAGTTCAAGTTTGCAGAATGCCAAAGTCGAGTTTGGAGCTTTGATATACTTGCCTGAGTCTCTGCATCCACTGAGGTCTGCGAAAGCTTGAGTGTAAGAAGTAGTATTAACTCTTTTGACTGTGGTTCCACCAACCTGAACATCACACACCtggacagaaacaaacacaatcaaTGCTACGACCACAAAGCAGAGACAACGTCAGACTCGTTAAGATGAAAACAACGTTTGTGTTTGAAAGTATTTAAACATTAACAAATGTGTGTAGTTGTTTATAAACACTCAGACTCACCAATGTATCAGAGCTGTATGTGAAAAACACCAGAGCTGCTTGTGTCCCATAGTTATTCAGAAGGAAACCAATCTGTAACGAGCAAAGAGAAAAGTTTCAGCCACTGCCGGGAAGTTTGCTCTAAAAGCTTTTACAAAAGTGTTTGATGTGATAAAAccttaaattttatttttgcttttcagtgtttatacGATTTATTagaagtaaaacagtgaaaagtgACACCAGTCACATTTAACTGTGTGATATACAACAACACTCACAATGGAGTCGAAACCGATGGCAACAGTGCATTGCAAACTGTTCTGAATGGTTGGCAAATTTTCACGGGCACCATAGTCAAGTGAATTTCCTGGATTTATGAAAAATTCAAATCGCTGTGCGCCCCGTGAACGCTGCACAAGACAGTCGCCTCCAGTTTCAGGACTGAAAAAGCCGTTGAAACAGATGGTAAGATATCCAGATGTCATGTTCACCTGTGGAAAATCAGAAACACAACGAGTCAAACATCAACATCTTTTGTGCTTTGAGTCATTTACAGCTGAACTGTTGGTGTCAGAGCTGCTCAGGTTTCAGTCAGAGCTCTCGCTCTGCTTCAGGAAGCTGCATCAGCTGATGTTCACATACTCAGCATCACTGCAGAGGACATTAATGAGACTCTGAGCTTAAAGCCAGCTGCCCTCTGAGGGCCTGAACCCGGGAACAGAGAGTGTGTGACCTTCATGAACTGCTGATGTTCACTCAGTCTGCAAACATGATCTCTGCCACAGGTGGAGACTAAACAgcaacagtgatggaaacacaaAGATCTGCTACAACATCAGGCTTCATCCTACTCACATAGAGCTGCTCGTACTGCTGTCCATAATACGTGATGGGACATGAGCTGATGTTCACCACTGAAGACTCAGTGATGAACCGCTGAGCACCTgaagacacagagacacatgAGAGCTGTGAGCTACAGTCTGTTAGCTGGTCGGACAAACAGGGAGAGCTGCAGGCTGAAACACTGACTTCATGAATGGATTAAACAGCATTTGTTCAATAATCAATTACATTATCATTTATGATTTAAAGTGTTGCTACATGCTGGATATACTCCTGCAGGCAAAGGTCAGTTAGTGCTCAGCTGGGATGTTCTCAGATGGGAGAACACcgtggctgcacatccatgtgTCTCATCCTCTGAAATGAATGTATGCCACATACTcagtttaaataataaattaagcTTAATAGGCTGTTGCATAGTTTCTGTAATTGGTAAATCTATGTTTTCAGTAGAGAGGTGATGGGCATCCATTTGGACCCCTATGGTTTGCAATTCCTCCAGTAATTAATctcattttgattttctttataCTTTGAGTTATTGGCTATCTGTTGGTACTAAAATGATATTGTAAACTTTATATAAAGGAAAATCTAATTTAATTCCACATATTCTTCCTTCAGCACTGCTAAAGGTGAGCTAAAGCCACAGATGTTCCTTCAGTACATACGGTCTTGTATGATAAGACAGTGCCCAAATTTCATAATCTATAATACATTGCTGAACCTTGTTACTAGTATTTGTTCAGGCAGTCCAAGCATTTTACATGGAATAATATCTCCATTGCTGCTCCCCTGCTGACTTCTCCTAGTGCTTCTTGGAGCAAAATCTCAGGATATAATATTATAGTGTGTGTAATGGCAGCTTTTATTCAACATATTCAAACTTTCAAAGtcaaataaactttattgtcatcacTGCTACAaacagtacagtatatagagagacgagacgacgaggctccagttccaacagtaaatataagaagagtaagaaataaatatacactgtaAGACTAAGGTCAGAGGTAAAAGGTAAACGGATCAATAATGATCtaaatttacaatttatatttgaatGATTTGAAGTGACCTTGAAGTGAATCAAGTCAATATTTGCAGACTTTAATTTTTAGTATGTCTGTCTGCTCATGTCCTGTGCTAAGTTTCtaacttttctcctttttctctttttttcctgcctgTCAACTAGAGCATCCTCCCACTTACCCCGGGCCAGGTCAGGGTTCAGCAGCCTAATAAGAGAATCTCCCAGGCCTCATGTGAATAATTGTGTTGATATATTGGGCATAACAGTGTATTCAGATGATTCTGATTGCAAAAGCTGTTCAGGTTTGAACTCAGTTATGACAGTGCTGTTTATTGGTAAAAACGTCCTTTAGGGTATTTAGGGTAAACTAATGAAATATGTGACAACAAAAAGGTGAATTCTTTGGTGTGAATACAGAACAAGCTTTTATCTAATGAGAGAACGTGTAACTCCATACAGCATTTAAAGCTTCCTTCATTAGTCCGCGTCACTCTTTGTTCCTCTCTGGTTTTACTGTTGCTACTCAGGTACTGTGAGGAAACATTCAAAATGACAGCTGGCTGTGTGCGCTTACCTGCCAGTGCAGTAAGAGCAGACAGGAAGAGCAGGGGCGGAGCATCTTGTAGGGAGCCAGTCAGCCGACAGGGAACTGAAAGACACACAGGTAGACATGTGTGATTGGACAGAAAGTCTCTGCCACATGTGCTTGCTCTGCTGTGCCATCATTTATGGCATTTATGTGGCACAGTGTGTTTAtccacaggaaaaaaataagtaacACAACGCGAGACTCAGTGTTTGAACTAAAAACGTCTAATGAGGCTGTCTCCATTACCAGTCTGTAAACGTGATTCCTCACACTGATATTTCACAGATTTCTCTAGACTGGAAGAGTAAACAACAagaaacttttaaaatgtattaataaatCTATAAGTTTGAAGCCTTCCTCACCAATTAAATAAGTATTACCATAACCTTGTTTGTAATAAAGTccctttgtttttaatatacgCCATGTTAAATACCAGACGCGATTTCCTTTCTGGCATGTAGAGTGTGTGTTTGCCATGCTGTGAGTGTCTGTGAAAACACACCTGTGCTGTGGGTGAAGAGTCACTTCTCGAttctacattaaaaaaagaaaaaatcagttACGGCAGTTTTAACGAGTCATGTAGAGAAATTTTTacagcaaacatttctttttatgcCGTCTTAGAAAATACCGAATTTGAAGTTAACAAAATTTCAGGACTGCTTCCAAACAAAACTTGTGGGCAATAAGCAGCAAATTATACAATACTAAAATGAAAATGCAAGACTGAGGCTCTTTTGTAGGAACATTGCAAAATTAAGTTGGGACTATGTTACATTTAAAattgttatatttatttaaatttatctGACTTTGATATAACATTGCAGTAACCTGAGAAAACATTGTATAAGATTATTGGTCCACTGCAGGAAAGACACTGTGACCATTGAGCTGTCACAACTGGTAATGTTGGTAATGTTGGAAACTTCCCAAATTATGACTAAAAACTGTCTCAGATAAAAGTCTTAAGTTAATTTCAGGCAATcattaaaacagatttttacagCAGAGGGGCTGGATTTCAGGAAAGCATCCTGCTATGTCCACTAAGAAGAGTAGGAATGTTTACCATGGAAAAAGTACATTTCTGTTATTTCTACTGCTGAAGCCTCAGAGCTGCTCTCAGCCTGTTTTTGTGTACTTATTGTTCTTTAGTgttaagtaaagtttatttatgtaGTTATTTCCACAGACATAAAAGGCACAACGCACTGAACAACAATTAAAACACAATATCTAAAGAGAACAATTTTAAATctccataaaaaataaataaaggtgcAGGTGTGCCGAGGAGGAGAGAGTGCGGTTCGTCCTACCTTCTGCAGGTTgatggaggatgaggaggatgaaGGCTGCTGTTCAGGAGGCTCTCTGGTGATCTTGCTGCAGGTGGACAGATTGTCTGTTGAGGACACTGCTGCTTTCTCCATCCATCTCTTTTTATGTGCATCCTCGCTGCTGTCCACGCccaggaggagaagagggtgGAGGTATAGTTCACAGTGGAGCTGCCTGATGATTCAGCactttgttagaaaacaaaacaaaacaaaactgggcTTGACTGCTCCAGTCAGATTGCATCATTAATAGCACCACCTGCTTTAAAGAGTTAGTCGGGGTGCCCTACTTCACAACTCTTAGTACTGTGAGTCTTGCCAGAGCCTATTTGAGCCGTCATTCggcgagaggcagggtgcacccttaccaggtcgcctgtctgtcggaGGGCTAACGCAGatgtaaatacagtatataaggtaAAAACAGAGTTCGTAACAAGCtttcaatatttggtgtgaccacttTGTTCTTCCACACAGCCGAGCTCTggtaggcagctttcttgtcatttctataagtagtcttcaggaatagttctccaggcttcttcaaGAACctttaaagctcttctttggatgttggctgctttcGTTCTGTTccctgtcaagatgatcccatactgtttcaataatgttgaggtctgggctcagggaaggccaatccatgactgatagtgtttcagtgtgtatgtttctatccaggtatgcttttactgcatagTCAGTGTTTTCTCCATCGCTGTcataatgaaaaatgaagctgatgccaatcagacactttccagaCAGTACTGCACGGTGGAccaaagtctgtttctatgttcataatttcttcagctTTGACAAGACGTGTTTTACAGAAGACTGTAGAtgctcactgttgtacctctcttcACCTCCTCTGTACATATTGACAATGATTTGAATCAAAACtttcacatttggattcatcagtccatcagacctgttgccatTGGATCTCGGTCCAGTTCTTGTTTAATTTGGCAAAACCCAGCTTTTCCTTAACCTTGTTGAGGATTATTCATTAACAATGGCTTCTGACAGCCACTCTTCCACTGAGAACTTTTgcgatgaggcttcagtgaacagtaaatGAATCAACTCAGGTcatgtgtcaggtctttgctggattcttgttcttaaggacatgactttcaggtaCTGTTCAGTTGCTGTGGATTATTTGTTTGGGCCTGACACTTCTTTGACCTCCAcatgtccagtttcctcaaaaatgttttaagccaCACTCACACCATAttgagatatgccaagtttaatgctcaactaaagaaatggaaacaaatgatGACAGGAACGATGACTGGTTCTTTTGTTTTGAGTTGTCTGGCATGTGTAGATATAAAAATGGTCCATCCCTTAGTTAGTCGACCTTTTGGCTTAACACAGCATTTCTCTAAAAATGGTCAGCTAGCTCGCGACCTCTTCTGAAAGTCCGTCTCCTTGGAAACTAAATATAAAGAAGGCTGTCTTCGACTTACTTcaacagtactgtgcaaaacatTCTATAATTTGTTATTATAAAAGAAACTACATCGTGACCTAGCTTATTGTTCATGTCATGCCAAGCCTGTGCACATAATTAATATGTTCTCTCCTCCTGGCTGCTGTTCAAAGCCAGGAGGAAAGGAGGGTGGAGGTGCAGCCTAGACTTCATGCCAAACACGTCCACACAATTATCTGTTTTGACACCTTTAATGTGCCCTGTTGATNNNNNNNNNNNNNNNNNNNNNNNNNNNNNNNNNNNNNNNNNNNNNNNNNNNNNNNNNNNNNNNNNNNNNNNNNNNNNNNNNNNNNNNNNNNNNNNNNNNNAGCAGATGTGGATTTATAGCCGTTTATCCAAGAGTCTTTTGGATCACGCTTTAGTATGATCGTACTCCTTGTGTTCATTTATTCAGGTATCTCTCATATTCTGCATGCGTCAGCTTGCATCGAGCCAAGAGCTGCTCTAAACTCATGGAAGCAGTTTCAGGTTCATTCAGCAGCTGGTTCAGTGGTCTGAGCTGTTCTTTGCTGTTTCTACCTCCAGTTCATCATCCTCACTTGTCTTGTGATCATTGTCTCATTGcaggtggtttgggaaaaccaAAACGGCACCCAGAGCTTAACTCCTAAAGCACGCTTTGTGTGGTTCTTACTGTGTTTTGCACTTCTGTTACTTTCTTGTACAGTTCAGGTTGTTTATGTGGATCAGCAGCTGAGCtgtgatgtatttgtttataaaatcaacaacagtttgatcatcatcctcctcaaaCACAGGAGCACCTTCTACCCACAGGAGACAGTGTATGTGTGggcttcctctgtgctgaaattcaactctgtaaaagtagtcaatgactttgccaagtgGCTCTGCAGGAGATAAGAGTAAATCTCTGAATAATGCTTCAACTCTCTTGTCAAACATGCGCATTGTTGTGACAGGATTGCTCCTCAGGATGTCACACTTTGCTGACCAGTCGAGTCCTTCAAAATTGACTTGTTCACCTGCTGCCTTGTTATTGCCTCAATCACTTCAGGCCAGcgcatttcagcagctgaaaatgtgcaaaagaacGTGGGAGTTCCCAACTGTCTGATCATAGCAAAAGATCTCTTGTTGTTTCTCCCAATAGGCTGGGGTTCCTCTCAGAGGCTGCATGAATCTCACTGCATCTTATTTTTCACCAGTTTCTCCACCTCATGTTTATCTTGTAACATGCCTGAGGtttttttctccatctctggTCAAAGCTTTGCCTTCTtaactgtattgtcatgctggaagtagccaagtgtatttcagtcacaaactgtgcaaagaacaAATAGTTTGTGTCTCTGGCAAAACGATCATCAGTGCAGAAAAGTCTTGATTTGAAATACCCACTGGGGGATACTTTGATCACCTTCTTCATCAAGTGTGTTTTGGCctgtaggaaactgcacagggaAGGCCATGGCCCTCCAGTTTAGGTGTTTGAAAAAACTTATTGGattgtttctctctgcaggagcaACAGAGTAGATTCCTTCACTGAAACATAA
It includes:
- the LOC100692588 gene encoding alpha-tectorin, yielding MEKAAVSSTDNLSTCSKITREPPEQQPSSSSSSINLQKNREVTLHPQHSLEKSVKYQCEESRLQTVPCRLTGSLQDAPPLLFLSALTALAGAQRFITESSVVNISSCPITYYGQQYEQLYVNMTSGYLTICFNGFFSPETGGDCLVQRSRGAQRFEFFINPGNSLDYGARENLPTIQNSLQCTVAIGFDSIIGFLLNNYGTQAALVFFTYSSDTLVCDVQVGGTTVKRVNTTSYTQAFADLSGCRDSGEMYPPGTVISSDPETCLSLTCNETAVLHTSSCGPLERCQGNNICVLDATCTVTGPTIVDVRGQMNSIQDRCAYSLFSTPSLPDFQILGYFKDQRRTDVSFVDSVTLRVDGHDIHLEQGGRVQLDDSTLTLSSSPQPVHGVQLSKDQTGVTAKLSLSNLTISVFFDGDTAQIRLEGPAGSSVEGLCGNSSRSLSDLRLSEYSSTSCEMQYREPADSTINCTSVTERCNLLKEAPFSSCNSDIDPEPYITACTNTLCKYPAVDGLDCQFLKAYARACSLHNHTLDGWTSKTGCSSEAFCQDRTCSDHEFCGEKTVGGDTRCFCRAIFASKYQANNSLGDPTVCKENSASLTLVGCLLEDKDIDYSALHLNDPTCRGQVDELTHMVTFSFNSSNSCGTEVTTNNSQVIYKNTIMTQNSSSDIITRHDQIYIDFSCIQTQPDIKTETFRIRDSSVIQHITSGVWDYTLTMQSFTSAGRTQAVDFSTEVQLDQKIWVELKTDGLDGDVVIVVTDSCWATGQASPDSTPRYDLIINGCANPADQTVQVEDNGLGTSNYFSFNMFQFTGSSGDVYLHCKLHLCPKQNNCVPTCPAAAHRRRYARSRYEGEAFISMAWTH